Genomic DNA from Acuticoccus sp. MNP-M23:
GCAGAACATGTAGCGGCCCGCGGGCCAGTGGTCCCCGGAGGCATTGTTATTGGCGCGCCAATAATAATGCGTGAGCGTCAGCGACTCGCTGATGACATTCTCGCACGCGCCGGCGGGCACGTTCCACCAGCCCTCCGACATCCAGCCGGCGGCTCCCTTGTATCCGATGGCGACGGACGCCACCACCGGAGCAGCGTTGCAGATCTCCAGAGCCGCGTGTGCCGATGGGCTCGCCAACACAAGGCATGGCGCGAGAAGGATGATGCGTCGCAAGGATATCTCCATGGTGCACGAGGGAATGCGCGGCGATCAAGGCTTCTAACCTTAATCTTGATAGGCCATGGGGTCGATATTGGCCCGCCCGATGGCAAGGGTGCCGGACGGCCGCAGTCACGAACACCGGAGCAACGCCTACCCGAGAAAAACCGCGCTTTTCGGGTAGCGCACGCGCGGCTGCGTGCGCGTCGCCAGGAAGAAGCCCAGCGTGAGCGGGCCGACGCGGCCGACAAACATCAGGATCACGATGACGGCACGGCCGATCTCATCGAGTTCGGCCGTTGCGCCGCGCGACAGACCCACCGTGCCGAACGCCGAAGCGACCTCGAAGATGAGATCGAAGAACTCACCGTCGTGACTGACCGAGATGACGAAGGTGGCGACCGCAACGAAAAGGATCGCGACCGACACGAGCGCAGTCACCCGCATCACATCTTCCAGCGACAGCGACCGTCCGAACGCGTTCAGCTCTGACCGGCGCCGGAAGAAGGCGTAGGTGGCAAGCAGCAGGCAGATCAACGTCGTCACCTTGATGCCGCCCGCAGTCGAGGTCGGGCCGCCGCCGACCAGCATGAGCGTGATGGTCATGAACGCCGTGGCATCGTGGACCGCTGCGAAATCTGCCGTGTTGAAGCCCGCGGTTCGCGGGGTGACGGCCTGGAACCACGCCACCGTCAGCTTGTCTTGCCAACTGTCATAAAGGCCGAGCGTGCCCGGGTTGGACCATTCGAGGATCGCGAACGTTACGAGCGGCCAGATGATGAGCGCCGCGGTCCCGACCAGCATCAGCTTGGAGTGCAGCATCAACGGGCGCCAGCGCGGCCACCACAGCGCACGCCAGCTGCGGCGATGGCGATTGAGATCGGCGATGACGGCAAATCCGATTCCGCCGACGATGAAGAGGGCCGGCACGGCAATATTGATGACCGGATCGAGGGCGTAGCGCGTCAGACTGTCGGGGAAGAGGGCGAAGCCGGCATTGTTGAACGCGCTGATCGAAAAGAAGAGCGCGTGCCACAGACCCGGACCCCAGCCGAGATCGGGCACGAAGACGAAGCTGAGGGCGAAAACCCCGACCGCTTCGCAGACGAAGAACACGAAGGCGATCAGCCGGACAAGCCGGCCCAGCTCGTGAAGCGAGGTCTGGCCGAGGTCTTCACGCAGCGTGATCGAGCCCGGCAATCCGATCGGAAATCCGAGGATGCTCAGAATGAGGACCGCGAAGACCATCAGCCCGAGACCGCCGACCTGGATGAGGATCATGAGGACAGCTTCGCCGAACAACGAGAACGTCAGCGCCGGATCGACGACGGCGAGCCCGGTCACCGTGACGGCCGAGGCCGACATGAAAATCACGTCGCTCCAGGTCACGGCGGTTGCCGTCGCTTCCTGCGCGATCGGCAATTTCAGAAGCACCGCACCGACAACCACGAACGCTGCGTACAGAAGCAGCAGTGTCAGCGGTGGCGGCAGACGCAGAAAATCGCGGCCGACGCGGCGCAGCCGTCGCAGCACCGGCCGCTCGGCGCTGGGCGCGGGGCCGAGCGCGTCGGCATCGTCACTGTTTTCACCGCGGTCGCGCCGCCCCCCTAGCCGCATTGCGTCTCGCCGAAATGCTGCAGCTGCGCACGCGGCCCGAGCAACAAAAGCGCATCGTCTTTTATGATCTCGGGGTCCTCGTTGAACCGCTGCAGCTTGCCGGCGCGCAGGATCCCGAGGCATTCGACCCCAAAGCGCTTCGCAAAGCCGATTGATTGCAGCCGCTTCCCCACCAGCCGCCGCGGTGCGTTGAGGCTGACGACGGTGACATTCTCAGCGGCGACCATGTAGTCGGTGACGAAGGGGTTGTGGATCCGCTGCGCAACGCGGTGGCCCATGTCGCGCTCCGGATTGACCATCTTGTCGAACCCGATCTCGCGCAGAATGCGCCGGTGGGTGCGCGAACGCGACTTCACCCACACGTCACGCACCCCCAAGAGGCGCACGTTCATGGCGCCCACGATGTTGGCTTCGAGGTTCTCGCCCATCGCGATGATGACCACGTCGCACTTGTCGACGCCGGCATCTCTGAGAGCCTTCTCGTCGCGCGCGTCGGCGATCATGGCTTGTGTCAGCGTGTCTGCCAGCTCGTTGACACGCCGCTCGTCGGTGTCGATCCCGATGACATGATGGCCGAAAGCGACAAGATCGGTCGCGACGGTTCCACCGAACGTACCAAGCCCGATGACGGCAACCGGCCCGCCGGCCGGCGCCCCTTTCGCTCCTTCAGACATTCGCTGTTCGTGCCTTTCGGTCGAGACTTTGGACGCCGGGCGCATTGATCACACTTTCGCAGCGGCCGCCATCGCCCAGTCTTCGCAACGATCCGGAAAGACGTGAGATGTGAAGGCGGATCGCTGCAGCGCGCGGCCTTCCGTCTCGCACTGGCCGGAAAATGCAGGGTTATTGCCGAAAGGGGAACGCGCGGTCCTTACCCTTGTATCTGTCTCTGGCATTCAGCTTTGATGACGGGAGGTGGCGGCCGGACCCGTCCCATGACGACACGGTCCGCGATCCGCTCTGCCGCGGTGTCATGACGCGGGCCGACAGCAGTCGAGCAGCAAGCTGTGCCTGGGCTCGTCATCAACCCCGCCGCACAACGGCCGAAACAAGGGCCATCGCGCCAACAAAGAGAGTTGCGTGATCGACGCCTTGACGGAAGCTTCGATGGAAAAGGGGGAGATGGTGCCGCACGCCGGACTCGAACCAGCGACCCACGCATTACGAATGCGTTGCTCTACCATCTGAGCTAGTGCGGCCCACTGGGCGCTCCTGTACACGCAAATGCGGGGTGACCGCAACCGCGGAATCCAGTTCATCATCGCGAAACTGTCGGCGGCCACAGTCTTGCATCAGCGCGGCGGTCCTTGCGCGGCATCTTGCCGTCAGGCTGCCGCTTGCACAATTCGCGCCGGTAACTCTAGCGTGTATTGACTTGCTTTGCGTCGCACAAGTTTTGTGGCACACCGACAGAAGAAAAAAC
This window encodes:
- a CDS encoding potassium transporter TrkG; this encodes MRLGGRRDRGENSDDADALGPAPSAERPVLRRLRRVGRDFLRLPPPLTLLLLYAAFVVVGAVLLKLPIAQEATATAVTWSDVIFMSASAVTVTGLAVVDPALTFSLFGEAVLMILIQVGGLGLMVFAVLILSILGFPIGLPGSITLREDLGQTSLHELGRLVRLIAFVFFVCEAVGVFALSFVFVPDLGWGPGLWHALFFSISAFNNAGFALFPDSLTRYALDPVINIAVPALFIVGGIGFAVIADLNRHRRSWRALWWPRWRPLMLHSKLMLVGTAALIIWPLVTFAILEWSNPGTLGLYDSWQDKLTVAWFQAVTPRTAGFNTADFAAVHDATAFMTITLMLVGGGPTSTAGGIKVTTLICLLLATYAFFRRRSELNAFGRSLSLEDVMRVTALVSVAILFVAVATFVISVSHDGEFFDLIFEVASAFGTVGLSRGATAELDEIGRAVIVILMFVGRVGPLTLGFFLATRTQPRVRYPKSAVFLG
- a CDS encoding TrkA family potassium uptake protein — translated: MSEGAKGAPAGGPVAVIGLGTFGGTVATDLVAFGHHVIGIDTDERRVNELADTLTQAMIADARDEKALRDAGVDKCDVVIIAMGENLEANIVGAMNVRLLGVRDVWVKSRSRTHRRILREIGFDKMVNPERDMGHRVAQRIHNPFVTDYMVAAENVTVVSLNAPRRLVGKRLQSIGFAKRFGVECLGILRAGKLQRFNEDPEIIKDDALLLLGPRAQLQHFGETQCG